CGACTCCGACCGAGCGTTCCGCCCGTTCCAAACCCGCCGGAGCCGGCGTACTCCTGGTCTTCTCGACGTCAGGACCTCCTGGATGTCGCCATCCGTGACGTGGCCTTCACGGACGGCGGACTCGACCATGATCGCGAGGTCCAGGTCGCCCATGTCGCGCGCGCTGCGCAGCAGGATCTCCGCGGGAGGGTCGACGGGCAGGTCAAGCACAGTCAGGGCTTTCGTCTCGTGTGTCAGGCGAGAGCAGATGAGGCCCGGTCGCCGGGGTCGCTTGTTCCCGCGTACGGCCGCGAAGTGAGGTACCTGTTCCGGGAGCGCCGGCAGGTCCCAGCCGAGCAGCCGAGCTCCCGTGATGTGCGTGAAGGCGGCGCCCTCCGGGAGCACGAGCAGCAGTGCGCTCAGATCCTTGAGGAAGTTGTCCCACGGGCTTAGGCCCGGAGTTTCAGGACGGAAGAGACCATGAGCGACGCGCTGGCTGCCCGCGCTCCTCACCTCGCCACGTACGGCGCCGTCGGACCCGATCTTCATGCCCAAAGCGTCGAGGGCAAGGCCGTCGCGATCAACCGCAGCTTTGGGACCTGTGGAGAAGCCGGCGGCCGCGCTGGCACTCGAACCGTGGATTGGGCACAAACCCCAGGTTCCGATCCCGAATTCATGCGGTTTGGGACCAAACCGCATGAATTCGGGCCGTGACAACCTAGAGCGGGGGCGCGACCGGCGGCTCGCCGGAGGGCGCCTCGCCGCTGGTCGGGTTCTCTAGCGGCGGGATGTTGCCGGAGACCTGGTCGGTCGGGTCGGCCGGGTCGTCGGTGGCCGAAGCGGAGGCACCGGTGCCGGGGGCGCCGTCGTCAGGGAGCGGGGCAGCGTGCTCCGGGGTGCCGCGGGGGCCGAGCAGCTCGGCGACCCGGGTGGGACGCAACCGCGAGAACTTCCGCGGCTGGGTGCGGGTCCGGTCGAGCACCGCGACCTCGAGGTCCTCGACGGGGATGACCCGGTCGCCGTCGCCGGTGTGCCCCAGAGCGGCCACGGCGACGGTGAGCGCCTCGGCGAGCGACGCGCCGGCCGTGTAGTGCTCGGAGAGGTACGACGACACGGTCTCGCTGTCGCCGCCCATCACCGCGAACCCGTGCTCGTCGGCGACCCGGCCCTCGTAGGTCAGCCGGTAGATCTGGTCGTCGGCGGCGGTGGCACCGACCTCGGCGACGAAGATCTCGACCTCGTAGGGCTTCTCGCCACCCGAGGAGAAGATGGTGCCGAGGGTCTGGGCGTAGGCGTTGGCGAGACCGCGGCCGGTCACGTCGCGGCGGTCGTAGGCGTAGCCGCGCATGTCGGCGAGTCGGACGCCGGCGATGCGGAGGTTCTCGAACTCGTTGTAGCGGCCGACCGCGGCGAACGCGAGGCGGTCGTAGAGCTCGGACACCTTGTGCAGCGCCTGCGACGGGTTCTCGGTCACCAGCAGCACGCCGTCGGCGTACTGCACGGCGGCGAGGGACCGGCCGCGGGCGATGCCCTTGCGGGCGAAGTCGGCCCGGTCCTTCATCAGCTGCTCGGGCGAGACGTAGAAGGGGGTGCTCATCTCAGGCCTCCTCCCCCGCGCCGGGCAGGGGTGCGAGCGGTCCGTCGGGTCGGTCCATCCGGGCGCCCACGACCTGGTCGGCGAGCGCACCGATGGCGGCCTCGTCGAGCTGGACGGCGCCGTCGGCGGTCACGACCCACACGATCGGGAAGATCCGGCGGGTCAGGTCGGGCCCGCCGGTGGCGGAGTCGTCGTCGGCGGCGTCGTAGAGCGCCTGCAGGCAGACCCGGACGGCGTCGTCGGAGGACAGCCCGTCGTGCCACAGCTTCTTCAGCGCGCCGCGGGCGAACAGCGAGCCCGAGCCGACAGTGAAGAAGGAGGCCTCCTCGTGCCGGCCGCCGGTGACGTCGTAGCCGAAGATCCGGCCGGTGCCGCTGTCGAGGTCGAAGCCCGCGAACATGGGGACGACGGCCAGGCCCTGCATGGCCATGCCGAGGTTGGCGCGGATGAGGGCGGAGAGCCGGTTGGCCTTGCCGTCGAGGGAGAGGATCGAGCCCTCGATCTTCTCGTAGTGCTCGAGCTCGACCTGGAACAGGCGGACCATCTCGACCGCGAGGCCCGCGGTGCCGGCGATGCCGACCACGGAGTACTCATCGGCCGGGAAGACCTTCTGGATGTCGCGCTGGGCGATCACGTTGCCCATCGTGGCGCGGCGGTCACCGGCCATGACCAGGCCGCCGGGGAAGGTCACCGCGACGATCGTCGTACCGTGCGGGGCGATGTCTCCAGCGCCGCCGGAACCGGCCGGCAGCGAGCGGCGGGCGGGCAGCAGGTCGGGGGCGTTCTCGGCCAGGAAGTCGCTGAACGAGGAGGTGCCAGGGCGCAGGAAAGAGCCCGGGATGCGTGCGTCGCTCATCGGGGGCTACTCGCCACCCTTCTGGATGAACGACTTCACGAAGTCCTCGGCGTTGGTCTCGAGGACGTCGTCGATCTCGTCGAGGATCGCGTCGACGTCGTCGTCGAGGGCCTCCTTGCGCTCGGCCACGTCGGACTCGGGAGCGACCTCGGTCGTCTCCTCCGTCTCGTCGGACCTGCGCGGCTGCTTCTGCTCCTGGGCCATGACGCCAGCCTATCCACTTAGGCCCGGACGCGTCGGCGGCTGGCTACTACGCGTCGCCCCAGCGGCGCGCTCGCCGCGTTGCGGTCGCTCGACAGTGCAACCAGACTGCCCTCACGCCCGCGCCTTGCGATCGCACCGCTGGGACGACGCTCGCTACGCCACCCGCCGACCCATCCCGGCCTAACGGCTGAGCGCGCGGACCAACTCGTCAGCCGTGGCACACCGATCGATCAGCTCGCCGACATGGGCCTTGCTGCCACGCAGCGGATCGATCGTGGGGACCCGCTGCAGCGACTCGCGTCCGGGCAGGTCGAAGATCACCGAGTCCCACGACGCGGCGGCGATGTCGGGCGCGTACTTCTCCAGGCAGCGGCCGCGGAAGTACGCGCGGGTCTGCTCCGGCGGGTTGGTCATCGCCTGCTCGACCTCGTCGTCGGTGAGGAGACGCTGGATCCGGCCGGCGCCGACGAGGCGGTGGTAGAGGCCCTTCTCGGGACGGATGTCGGAGTACTGGTAGTCGATCAGCTGCAGCTTCGCGTCGTCCCACGCCAGCCCGTCGCGGGAGCGGTACTGCTCGATCAGCTTCAGCTTCGCGACCCAGTCGAGCTGGTCGGCCAGCGACATCGGGTCGGCCTCGAGGCGCGCCAGGACGTCCTCCCACCGGTGGAGTACGTCGACGGTCTGGGGGTCGGCGTCCGCGCCGTAGCGGTCCTCGACGTACTTCTTCGCCAGGTCGAGGTACTCCAGCTGGAGCTGGATGCCGGTCAGCCGCCGGCCGTCGGCCATCGTGACGGTCTGCCGCAGCGACGGGTCGTGGGAGACGGCGCGCAGCGCGGCGACCGGCGTGTCGACCGCGAGGTCGCGCCCGATGAAGCGGTCCTCGATCATCGCCAGCACCAGGGAGGTGGTGCCGACCTTGAGGTAGGTCGCGATCTCGGAGAGGTTGGCGTCGCCGATGATGACGTGCAGCCGGCGGTACTTCTCCGGATCCGCGTGGGGCTCGTCGCGGGTGTTGATGATCGGCCGCTTGAGCGTGGTCTCGAGGCCGACCTCGACCTCGAAGAAGTCGGCGCGCTGGCTGATCTGGAAGCCGTGGTCGCGCCCGTCCTGGCCCTTGCCGACCCGTCCGGCGCCGCAGAACACCTGGCGGCTGACGAAGAACGGCGTGAGGTGCCGGACGATGTCGGCGAAGGGAGTCGAGCGGCGCATGAGGTAGTTCTCGTGCGCGCCGTACGACGCACCCTTGTTGTCGGTGTTGTTCTTGTAGAGCACGATCGCCGGGTTGCCGGGCAGCTGTTGCGCACGACGGGCGGCGTCGAGCATCACCTGCTCCCCTGCCTTGTCCCACCGCACGACGTCGAGCGGGGTGACCACCTCGGGCGTGGAGTACTCCGGGTGGGCGTGGTCGACGTAGAGCCGAGCGCCGTTGGTCAAGATGACGTTCGCGAGCCCCAGGTCCTCGTCGGTGAGCTGCGTGGGATCCGCGATCTGCCGCGACATGTCGAAGCCGCGGGCATCACGCAGCGGCGACTCCTCCTCGAAGTCCCACCGGGCCCGGCGGGCCCGCACGGTCGCCGTCGCGTAGGCGTTGACGACCTGGGACGACGCCACCATCGGGTTGGCGGTCGGCTGGCCCTGGACCGAGATGCCGTACTCCACCTCGGTGCCCATCACGCGGCGCACGCTCATGCGTCCAGCCTACGGTGTCGGACCGACCGTGCGGCGGGATGGCGCACCCCCGATCGGGTAGCGAACAGCCACGGGGAAGAGGGGGGTGAGCCCGGTGGCGGGTGTGGAGCAGCGCACGGAGCAGGCCGCGCGCGAGGCGCGCGACAATCCCGCGGTCACCGGCGTGGCGCGGGCCGGGATGGCGGCGTACGGCGTGGTCTACGTGATCGTGGCGTGGCTGGCAGCGCAGCTGGTGCTCGGCAGCCCCGCCGGCCCGGCGTCCGGGCAGGGCGCGCTGGAGCAGCTCCGCGACCAGCCGCTGGGCGCCGTCGTGCTGTGGCTGGTGGCCGCGGGCCTGAGCGGACTCGTGCTGTGGGAGGCATGCCAGGCCGTCGGCGGCCATCGCGACCAGGAGGGCGCCCAGCGCTGGGCCGCCCGCGGGGTCTCGGCCGGCCGCGGCGTCGTGTTCGCCGTGCTGGCCGTGCTGGCGATCCGGACGGCGAGTGGCCACGAGAGCTCCGGCAGCGGCTCGGGCGGCGCTACTGGCCGGCTGATGGCGTTGCCGGTCGGACCGGTGATCGTCGTGCTGATCGGCCTCGGCATCGCCTGCGTCGGCGTGTTCAGCATCGTCCACGCGGTGTCGGACCGGTGGCGACGCGGCCTCGAGCCGGAAGCCCGCGCGGGTGTGCTCGGGCAGGTGGTGACGGTGCTGGCCAGGATCGGCTTCGGCGCCAGGGGCGTGGCCTTCCTGGTGCTCGCCGGGATGTTCGTCTGGAGCGCGATCACGCACGACCCGGAGAAGTCGGGAGGCCTGGACCAGGCCATCGTCCGCTTCCGCGACGAGCCGTACGGCCCGCCGTTGATGCTGGTGGTCGCCGCGGGACTGGGGTGCTACGGCGTGTTCCACGTCCTGCGCGCCGGCTTCCTCCGCGGGAACTGAGCCGGCCGCTGACGCGACGTGCCGGGCCCGGACCGGGCCCGGCACGTCGAGGAGTCAGCGGCTCTTCGCGACCTTGACGGCGGCGGTGACGCCGAGCGCGACGAGAGCGACGATGATGAGCTTCTTCATGGGATGGCTCCTTCGGGAGTCGGGGGTGGTCGGGACCATCATGGCAAGCCGGTGGGAATCGACGCGCGGCGACGCGCGGCCCCGCCCGCCCCGGTCAAGCCCCGAGCACCGCACCCAGCGCGGTGAGCGCGCGGTCGACGTCGCTCCGGTCGTTGTAGGGAGCCAGCCCGAACCGGAGTCCTCCGCCCACGGGCAGGCCCAGCGCCCGCGCGCCCTCGGCGGCGTAGAAGGTGCCGGCCGACGCGACGACGTCGTGCTCCGCGAGCCCGGCGACGAGCTGCTGCGGGTCGCATCCCTCGACGGTGAGCAGCAGGGTCGGGGTTCGCCGGGCGGCTCGAGAGTGGACCCGCACCCCCGGCAGCCCGGCCAGGCCCCGCTCCAGGATCCGGCGGAGCCCGTCCTCGTGCTCCTCGACCGCGCTCATCGCGCGCGCCAGCCGGCTCCTACGGTCCTCGCCCTCCTGCGCGGGCGCCAGGGACGCCAGCAGGTCGATGGCCGCGGTGGTGCCCGCAAGCAGCTCGTAGGGCAGGGTGCCGAGCTCGAACCGCTCGGGAACGGCGTCGGTCGACGGCGCCGGCCGGCCGCAGGGGCTCCAGGGCCTCGGGACGGGCGATGAGCACGCCGCAGTGCGGCCCCATCAGCTTGTACGGCGAGCAGACCAGGAAGTCGACGTCGAGCTCCCCGAGGTGCACGGGGGCGTGGGCGGCCAGGTGCACACCGTCGACCCACACCTGCGCGCCGTGGGAGCGGGCGAGCGCCGCCGCGGCGGGCAGGTCAGGGCGGGTGCCGACCAGGTTGGACGCACCGGTGATCGCGAGCAGCCGGGTCCGCCCCGAGAGCTGGGCGGCGATCCGCTCGACCGGGATCTCGGTGGTCTCCGGGTCCGGGTCGACCCGGCGTACGACGGCCCCGGCGGCGGCCGCTGCGAGTACCCAGGGCCGGATGTTGGAGTCGTGGTCGAGGGTCGAGACGACCACCTCGTCGCCGGGCGCCCAGTCGGCGGCGATGGTGCGGGCCAGGTCGAAGGCGAGCTGGGTGGCGCTGCGGCCGGTGACCACGGCGTGGTCGGTGGTGCCGAACAGGTCTCCGACGGCGCGGCGGAAGCCCTGGACGACGGCCTCGGCGTTGCGGGCGGATGCGGTCGCCGAGCCACGGTTGGACAGCGGCGCGAGCAGCACCGCGCGCATGGCGTCGGCGACCGGGAGCGGCGTCTGGGTGCCGCCGGGACCGTCGAGGAAGACGGTCCCGGCGGCCAGCGCCGGAACCAGGGACCGCAGCCGGGCGACGTCGTAGGTCACCGGACCACCCCGTCCTGCAGCACCAGTCGGAGG
The genomic region above belongs to Nocardioides sp. QY071 and contains:
- the prcA gene encoding proteasome subunit alpha, with product MSTPFYVSPEQLMKDRADFARKGIARGRSLAAVQYADGVLLVTENPSQALHKVSELYDRLAFAAVGRYNEFENLRIAGVRLADMRGYAYDRRDVTGRGLANAYAQTLGTIFSSGGEKPYEVEIFVAEVGATAADDQIYRLTYEGRVADEHGFAVMGGDSETVSSYLSEHYTAGASLAEALTVAVAALGHTGDGDRVIPVEDLEVAVLDRTRTQPRKFSRLRPTRVAELLGPRGTPEHAAPLPDDGAPGTGASASATDDPADPTDQVSGNIPPLENPTSGEAPSGEPPVAPPL
- the prcB gene encoding proteasome subunit beta, yielding MSDARIPGSFLRPGTSSFSDFLAENAPDLLPARRSLPAGSGGAGDIAPHGTTIVAVTFPGGLVMAGDRRATMGNVIAQRDIQKVFPADEYSVVGIAGTAGLAVEMVRLFQVELEHYEKIEGSILSLDGKANRLSALIRANLGMAMQGLAVVPMFAGFDLDSGTGRIFGYDVTGGRHEEASFFTVGSGSLFARGALKKLWHDGLSSDDAVRVCLQALYDAADDDSATGGPDLTRRIFPIVWVVTADGAVQLDEAAIGALADQVVGARMDRPDGPLAPLPGAGEEA
- a CDS encoding ubiquitin-like protein Pup → MAQEQKQPRRSDETEETTEVAPESDVAERKEALDDDVDAILDEIDDVLETNAEDFVKSFIQKGGE
- the dop gene encoding depupylase/deamidase Dop, with product MSVRRVMGTEVEYGISVQGQPTANPMVASSQVVNAYATATVRARRARWDFEEESPLRDARGFDMSRQIADPTQLTDEDLGLANVILTNGARLYVDHAHPEYSTPEVVTPLDVVRWDKAGEQVMLDAARRAQQLPGNPAIVLYKNNTDNKGASYGAHENYLMRRSTPFADIVRHLTPFFVSRQVFCGAGRVGKGQDGRDHGFQISQRADFFEVEVGLETTLKRPIINTRDEPHADPEKYRRLHVIIGDANLSEIATYLKVGTTSLVLAMIEDRFIGRDLAVDTPVAALRAVSHDPSLRQTVTMADGRRLTGIQLQLEYLDLAKKYVEDRYGADADPQTVDVLHRWEDVLARLEADPMSLADQLDWVAKLKLIEQYRSRDGLAWDDAKLQLIDYQYSDIRPEKGLYHRLVGAGRIQRLLTDDEVEQAMTNPPEQTRAYFRGRCLEKYAPDIAAASWDSVIFDLPGRESLQRVPTIDPLRGSKAHVGELIDRCATADELVRALSR
- a CDS encoding DUF1206 domain-containing protein yields the protein MEQRTEQAAREARDNPAVTGVARAGMAAYGVVYVIVAWLAAQLVLGSPAGPASGQGALEQLRDQPLGAVVLWLVAAGLSGLVLWEACQAVGGHRDQEGAQRWAARGVSAGRGVVFAVLAVLAIRTASGHESSGSGSGGATGRLMALPVGPVIVVLIGLGIACVGVFSIVHAVSDRWRRGLEPEARAGVLGQVVTVLARIGFGARGVAFLVLAGMFVWSAITHDPEKSGGLDQAIVRFRDEPYGPPLMLVVAAGLGCYGVFHVLRAGFLRGN
- a CDS encoding aminotransferase class V-fold PLP-dependent enzyme, with amino-acid sequence MPYELLAGTTAAIDLLASLAPAQEGEDRRSRLARAMSAVEEHEDGLRRILERGLAGLPGVRVHSRAARRTPTLLLTVEGCDPQQLVAGLAEHDVVASAGTFYAAEGARALGLPVGGGLRFGLAPYNDRSDVDRALTALGAVLGA
- a CDS encoding aminotransferase class V-fold PLP-dependent enzyme; amino-acid sequence: MTYDVARLRSLVPALAAGTVFLDGPGGTQTPLPVADAMRAVLLAPLSNRGSATASARNAEAVVQGFRRAVGDLFGTTDHAVVTGRSATQLAFDLARTIAADWAPGDEVVVSTLDHDSNIRPWVLAAAAAGAVVRRVDPDPETTEIPVERIAAQLSGRTRLLAITGASNLVGTRPDLPAAAALARSHGAQVWVDGVHLAAHAPVHLGELDVDFLVCSPYKLMGPHCGVLIARPEALEPLRPAGAVDRRRSRAVRARHPALRAACGHHRGHRPAGVPGARAGGRGP